The DNA segment TTGTACTATGTTATAAACGTACTAGCGTAAATAAAATTCGGGCTTAAGTTTCAATTTAAGCAAACATTAAGTTTTACAAAATAAGATGTAATATGATTGGGTATAAAAAATAAAAAATCCCTAATTAGGGATTTTTTATTTTTATGCTGTCAAAAACTTCTATTACCTTCTGCCTACAGCCAGTCTGTATAAAATACCAATAACTGCCAGTACAAGTAAAATATGGATTAAAGAGCCTACGGCTTCTCCGAAGCCAAAAAAACCTACTAACCATCCAATAATAAGAATTACAATAATTAACGAAACTAAATCTCTCATAATAAGTGTTTTTTAATGTTAGTGAAGTAAAGTTATGAGATTATTTTGTTGTATGTTAGTTTATTAAGATTACTTTAATAGCTAATGTTTTCTTAATAAAAATAGGTGAGGGTAAATTAATAATGTAAACTAAGGATAATAATTTTTTAATTGAGTATTTTTGTATAGTATTATATTACAATATTTTCCATGCAAACTCCCTTAAAAATTGCAGTAGTAGGCTCTGGACTGGTAGGGTCATTACTAGCAATATACCTCAAAAGAGCAGGACACACAGTACATGTTTTTGATAGAAGTCAAGATATCAGGACAGTAGAGTTCTCCGGACGTTCAATAAATCTTGCTATGTCTCATCGAGGCTGGAAAGCATTAGACGATCTTGGTCTTGGAGATGAGATACGAGAAATAGCCATACCTATGGATAAACGAGCCATACATAATGTAGGGCAGTCACTTAATTATCAATATTACGGTAAAGAAGGAGAAAGTATTTACTCTATATCTCGTGGAGTGCTTAACAGGAAAATGATTTCGCTTGCAGAAGAAGAGGGTGTTAACTTTTTCTTCGAAACTAAAATTTGGGATGTCACTATGGCTACCGCTACCTTGCATACAGGAGAAACAGAACAAGGTGAGTGGGGAGAGTTAGATTATGATATGGTATTTGGTGCAGATGGGGCTTTCTCTAGAGTAAGACACAGAATGCAACGTCAAAGTATGTTTAACTACTCGCAAGAGTTTTTAAACTTAGGTTATAAAGAGCTTAATATCCCTGCCAATGAAGATGGTACCCATAAGCTAGATAAAAACTCACTACATATATGGCCAAGGCACAATTTTATGCTTATAGCATTGCCTAATCTCGATGGTAGTTTTACCTGTACACTTTTTATGCCGTTTGAAGGCGAAAATTCTTTTGAGTCATTAAAAGATAAAGAAACGCTGAAACAGTTTTTTGCACATTATTTCCCATCTACTATAGATGTAATACCAGAGCTGGTCGAAGATTTCTTTAAAAACCCTACAAGTACACTGGTTACCATGAAGTGTTACCCGTGGACGTATAATGATAAAGTTGCCCTTATAGGCGATGCTTGTCATGCTATAGTGCCTTTTTATGGACACGGAATGAATGCTGGTTTTGAAGATATTACTATACTGAATCAGATAATGCAAGAATATGGCGACGACTGGAACCGTATTTTTAAAGAATATGAACAAAGTCGTAAACCTGATACAGATGCTATAGCCGAATTATCGTACCGTAATTTTATGGAGATGAGCTCTAAAACAGCAGATGAAAACTTTCTTTTACAAAAGAAAATAGAGAAACGCTTCTCAGAAAAATATCCTGAAAAATGGATACCACTATATAGTAGAGTAACTTTTAGTCACAGACCATATAGTGAAGCACTAGCAATTGGCGATCAGCAAAAAGCGATCATGAATGAGGTAATGCAAATGGACAACATCCATGAGCTATGGGATAGCATAGTAGTAGAAAATAAAATAATAGAACTACTAGCAGGTAAATAGATTGCGTTTTTTTTAACTATTCACTATCGCGGTGTGCGGTTTCTATAGTAAAAGCGGGCATGCATATCGCTATATATTCACAAGGTTCATTAAAAGGGTTGGCATATTGCACCCTTGCTCCTTTTTTTATTTTTATCGATTGTCCTGCTTCAAGTATAACCTTTTCTCCATCAATAGTAAATTGCTTCTTGCCTTTTATTATATAGGTGTATTCGTCAAAATCAGGTTTTTGGTGTGGTTCACTCCATTCAGGCGGTGCTACCATATGTGCAATAGATAACTGAGCATTGCTGTCAGATGCTTTCCCGAAGTGTTCTTCAATAAGTTTACCATCATTAGTTGGTACTATAAAAGGAGTTGTTTGTATAACAAAGTTTTTCATGACATATAGGGTTTAAATGGTGTTAGTGAATTGTTATTATGAAAAATATAATCTCTTCACAATAAAATAGTATGAATTGTGTTATTTATAAGTAATCTATATTAAATTAAAATTATTATTAAGAAATAAGGGTTTCGTTTTGTGAAAAATAAATTTATGTAAATAAATTGGCTTTAAATGTAAAGTTATAGTTAGGAATGCTATAATAAATTAATGTTAAGAAGTAATAAAAAAAACCTTTTTGTTTTTTTTTATTAGTTAAAAAATTAAATTTGCCAATCTTATATAAATTATAAGATAAACAACAAGAAACTATTATTTAAAAAAAATCAAAAACTAAATTTTTTAGAAAAATGGCAAACGCATCTATTCAGAAGGTTGAAAAAAAGGGTGAATCTAAAGGTTCTAATTTATTCGCAGGATTAGCTATTATATTATGCTTAATCGTAGCAGCTCTTGTATGGAAATTTATCATGGGGCATCCATCAAACTTCCAGGATAACGATCCTGAAGGACATCCACTACCAGGTAACTACCTTGCAATGGTATATAAGGGTGGATACGTTGTACCAGTACTTATGGGATTATTCCTTATGGCAGTAGTATTCTCTATCGAGCGTCTACTTGTTATCAATAAAGCAGCAGGTAAAGGTAACGTTGAGGCATTTGTAAGAAAAGTGCAAACTCAAATTTCAGCAGGTAACATCAACGAAGCTATGGCTGAGTGTGACAAGCAACAAGGAACTGTTGCAAATGTTGTAAGAGCTGGTTTATTAAAATATGAAGAAGTTAAAAGAGAAGGTTTCGATAGCGAAAGAGCAGAAGCTGCTATACAGCAAGAAATAGAAGAAGCTACTTCTCTTGAGATGCCAATATTAGAGAAAAACCTTGTGGTTATCTCTACATTAGTATCTATTGGTACACTATGTGGTCTATTAGGTACAGTAACAGGTATGATTAAGGCATTCTCTGCACTTGGTGCTGGTTCTACGCCTGACTCTGCTGCACTTGCAAATGGTATTTCTGAAGCACTTATTAACACTGCTACAGGTATTGCAACATCTACACTTGCAGTAATTGCATACAACGCATTTACATCTAAAATTGACAAATTAACCTACTCTATTGATGAGGCTGGGTTTACAATTGCTCAGACTTACAGACGTTTCAGGGCTCGTGCCAACAACGCATAATTAGAGTAGTTTAAGTTAATAAATAACATAAAATTTAAAAGTAAGGAGGTTTCCTTCCTGCTTTTAAATTTTATATAAGCGTAAAAATAATGGCTAAAGTAAAAGTATCTAAAAAGAGCACCAGGATAGACATGACCGCTATGTGCGACGTGGCGTTCCTTTTGTTGTCGTTCTTTATTATGTCGGCTACTGCAAAGCAGCCTGAGCCTCATCCTGTAGATACTCCTGCCTCTACCGTGCTAGATAAGCTTCCAGAAGAGGTTGCTACTATTACAGTAGGAGATAAGAAAGCGTTTTTTAACATACCAGGGAAGGATGTTAAGATAGAAACACTTAAGCGTATTTCTCAGGAATATAATATGAGTTTTACCGAGAGTGAGTATGAAGCTTTTGGTAATATGCAAGGGTTTGGAGTGCCACTAAATCAGTTAAAAGGTCTTTTGACTATGGCAGCAGCAGAAAGAAATGCTGGTGATATACAAAAAGGTATTCCTTTTGATACGATTAATGATCAATTGAGTAGTTGGGTAAAACAAGCTCGTGAAGCATCTAAAGCAGTACTAGAAGAAAGAATAAGAGACGGAGAAGATTTACAATATAAAGATCTTGATATTGCTATAAAAGGTGATGCTGATGAAGATTATCCAACAATAAAAAGGGTAATAGATATATTACAGGCGCAAAAAAAGAATCGATTTTTTCTTGTGACTGGTTTAAGAAACGAAGATTTTTAATATTATAAAAATAATATAAAATGGCAGAATTAAATACTGGCGGCGACGGTGGTAAAGGCGGCAAAGTAAGAAGTAAAAAATCGAACCCAGGGGTAGACCTTACCGCGATGGTAGATTTGGCTTTCCTTCTTATTACTTTCTTTATGCTTACCACATCGTTATCTAAACCGCAATCAATGCCTTTGGCAATGCCGGATAAAACAGAGCAGCCCGATAGTGATAAAGATGTTATGCCTATAGATGAGTCGCGTTTAATGACTATATTGATAGGTAAGGATAATACTATATTATGGTATGTTGGTAAGTTTACAGAACCTAAAGTAGAGCCTACACAGTCTGAATTTGGTAAAGAAGGTATCAGGAAAGTGTTGCTAGAGCAAATAGCACGTGCTAAAGCTTATGTGAAGAGAGACGGCGGTAAGCCGGACGAGCATCTTATTGTAAACATCAAAGCAAGTGATAAGGCAAGCTACCGTAACCTTGTAGATATTCTTGATGAAATGGCAATTACTCACCCACAGCTATATGCTATTGGTGATATTACAGAGCCTGAAGTAAAACTGTTAGAAGAAAAAGGTTTGTTGTAACCTTACTAACGTAAAAATTAAATTATGTCAAAACTTAATATATTCAGGGAGAAGTGGATTGATATGGTGTTTGAGGGGCGTAACCAAGAGTATGGAGCATACAAGCTTCGTGCAGAAAACTCAAAAACAACCGTACGTGCATTCATCATAGGAGCATTACTTTTTATCACTGCTATATCAACACCTTTGGTTTCAAAATACATAGGTGCTGGTCTTAGCAAGGCAGATAAAAAAGATGATGTGGATAAAATAATCGAAATGGTCGATTTATTACCGCCTCCTGAAGAAGAGCCACTTCCACCACCACCACCACCTGTAGAGGAGGTATATCAGGCACCAAAATCAGTAGTAGAAGAGGTTAAATTTAAACCACTTGAAGCTGCTAAGAAAGAAGAAGTTCCTGAAGATCCACCAAAAATAGAGCAATTTAAAGAAGCAGATCCGAGTTCAAGAAATGCAGAAGCTAGCCCAACGGGAGATATCAATATTGGTAAACCATCGGGAGATCTTGATAAAGGTGTAGAAGTTCCTGATAATGCTGTATATAACACAGCAGGTCTTCAAGTACAACCAGAGTATCCTGGAGGTATAGAAGAATTTTACAACTATGTAAATAAAAACTTCAGAATACCAGACATCGATCAAGATATGAAGGCAAGAATTTATGTTTCTTTCGTTGTAGAAAAAGATGGATCTATGACAGGTATTAAAGTACTTAGAGATCCAGGTTACGGATTGGGTAAAGAAGCCGAACGCGTACTTAAGTCTATGAAAAAGAAATGGAGTCCAGGTATCCAAAATGGTAAACCTGTTAGAGCTTCCTATAACTTGCCTATTACTATAAACATTAGGTCATAGTAATAAGCGCGATGTTTAAAGATAATAAATCTCAATACAAAAAGCAGAAATCGCCACAACAGCGATTTCTGTTTGTTTTTGGAATAGTGTTTTTTTTAATGTATTTGGCACTTGGATTAATTATAATTTTCTGGAAAACCATTCCTTTAAATATTTCCTATAATGGTAGGCTAGCCTTTGGGTTGTTACTCATTGTTTATGCTTTTATCCGTTTTATTAGGTTACTTAAAAAGAATAAGGAGTAGTATTGCATTATGAAAAAGAGATATATAGTTATAATTATAAGTTTTATCGCTACAGGCTTGTTTTTTGCTTGTAAGGGCACATCTAACGATAAGATTGAAGAAACTTCGACGACAGGTACTCTTACATTATATGTAGATAATACAGTACAACCTATTACTGAAGATGTAGTTGCTGTTTTTGAAAGTGTATATGATAGAGCTACAATTACTCAGGTTAATAAAGCTGAAAACGAAATTGTTAACGCATTATTGAGCGATACTGCTAAAGTTGCAATCATGACGAGGCAGCTTACACCTCAAGAAGAAAATCACTTTAAACAAAAAAATGTAGTACCTAAGGTTACAGAATTTGCAGTAGATGCGATAGCATTAATAGTAAACGAGAGAACTACAGATAGTATTATAGATATTGAAGAGGTATTAAAAGTCTTAAAAGGAGAACCGTCTGAAAAGATAAATAAATTGGTTTTTGATAACCAAAATTCAAGTACAGTACAGTTTCTTTTAAAAAGAGCAGGTGTTACAACTGTTCCTGCTAAAAACGTATATTCGTTAAAAACAAACGAAGAGGTAATAAAGTATATAAATAATAATGCTGGTGCTGTGGGTATTGTAGGGGTAAACTGGTTAGTACAACCACCACTACAATTAAAAGAATATGTACAAAATATAAAGGTTTTAGCAGTAAGTAATATTGATGTTAATACTGGAGAAAAAAAATATTATAAACCTTCTCAAAGTGATATAGCTACAGGTTTATATCCGCTTACTCGCAAGGTATATGTTTTAAACTATCAAGGCAAAGATGGTTTAGGCACAGGGTTTGCAATATACATAAGAGCGCACGAAGGACAGCGCATTATTTTGAAATCAGGATTATTGCCTGTCGAGATACCTACAAGGGATATTGAGGTGCGAAAAGAATTGTAAGTAAATTAACTACTAAATATTAAAATTAAAGGAGAATAAAATGATCAAGATCGAAAAATTCAAAATCCTTGGATTATCATTATTGTTATTCAGCGCGGCTAATGCCCAAGATGTTGAACAGGCAAAAAAGGCTATTGATGCCGAAAAATACCAAAATGCTAAAAAAGCACTTAAATCGCTAATTGCATCTAATGATGATGAAGGTAAAAATTACTTTCTTTTAGGAAATGTTTACTTAAAACAAGAAGAGCAAGACTCTGCAGCTATTTACTTTAATAGAGGTAAAAATGTAAAGAGAGATGCTGAGTATAACTTGATAGGTTTGGCTCAAATAGACCTTAGCAATGGTAATGCATCTGCTGCACAAACTAAATTTAAAGCAGTAGAAGAAGAACTTAGACGTAAAGATGTAGAGCAGCTTGTTTATATGGGGCGTGCTTATATCAATGCTGAAAACCCTGATTTTAAGAAAGCAATAACAATATTAAATAAAGCGCTAGAAAAAGATGATAAAAATGCTCAGGCATATTTAAGTCTAGGTGATGCGTATGTAGGTGATGAGAATTATAACGATGCCTATAAAGCATATCGTAATGCTTTTAGATTAGACAATACTGCACTTCGTGCAAAATTGCAATTAGGAGTTATTACTAAAAATACAAGAGCAGCTTTTCCTGAAGCAGTAAAAGCATTTGAAGATATATTAGCTATAGATGCTAATTATGGTCCTGCTTATAGAGAGCTTGCCGAAACGTATGCGCTTTGGGGAAATACTGATGCTTCAAAATATGATCAGTACATTAAAAAAGCATTAGGTTACTATGAAAAATATATGCAGTTAACTGATTATTCGCTTAACTCGCGTATGAGACATGCTGATTTCCTTGTATTAGCTAAAGATTATAAAGCACTTGAAGAAGAGGCTAAAAAAATGCAAGAGCTAGATAAGGTAAACCCAAGAATACTACGTTACCTATCATATTCAGCTTATGAAAACGGAAACTATGAAGGAAGTCTTAAAGCAATGGAAGAATTTATTGCAAAGGTAGATCCTAAAAGACTTATTGCCAGAGATTACTTGTACTTAGGGCTTGCTAAACTAGCTTCTACTGTAAGTACTGATGAGCAAGGAAACTCTATAATAACAGATCAAATGGTATTTGATGCAGCTATTAACGATATTAAAAAAGCTGCTGAAATGGATATAGAGATTACTAATGAGTACAATGACATTGGTAAAAAATTATTTGGACAAAGACTTTACGGTCCTGCATCTATAGTGTTTGAAGTTGCTACAACTAATCCAGACAACAGAAATGCTTTTTATGATAATTTCTACTTGGCATATTCTATATACTATGACCATGTAAATAAGTCAGAAGAGGATAGAAAACTTAATATAGAGCGCCTTGTAGTAGCCGACGCTGCACTTGCTAATGTAATAGAACTTTCTCCTGAAGCACAGGATGCATTCCTTTTCAAAGCAAGAATTAATCAATACATGCAATCAGAAGAAGCTTATGCAGAGATGGCAAAAGCATATGACGAATACATAAGAATTGTAGGAGCTAAAGACGCTACAAGTTTAAGTGCTAATGAGCGTAAAAACCTTGTAGAAGCTTACTCTAATGCAGGTGCCTATTATGTTGTAACAGAGAAAGAGAAAGCAAAAGAGTACTTTACTAAAGCGCTTGAACTAGATCCTACAGATGAGTATTTGCAAGGTGAGTTAGAACGTATGAAATAATTAGAGACTTAAATATAAAAAAAACCGTTCTGTAATGCAGAGCGGTTTTTTTATAGCGTTAATTTTAATATGTATCTTTACAAACTATTTATAGAAAAATGTTAAAGAAGGAAGAACAAATAGCAGTAGAGAAGGGCGAGTTACTACCATTAATGGAGGAGTTTTACACTATACAGGGTGAAGGCTACCATACTGGTACTGCTGCCTATTTTATACGTGTGGGAGGATGTGATGTAGGCTGCCATTGGTGTGATGTTAAAGAAAGTTGGAATGCAGAATTGCACCCACCTACAGCTACTAATGTTATTGTAGAAAATGCGGCTAAATATGCCAAGACTATTGTTATAACTGGAGGTGAGCCATTAACTTGGGATATGAACCCGCTCACAGCTAGACTTAAAGAAAAAGGGCTTAATGTTCATATAGAAACATCAGGTGCTTATCCTGTTACAGGTAATTGGGATTGGTTTTGCCTTTCACCCAAGAAAAATAAATTACCAGTACAGGGGGCTTATGATATAGCCCATGAACTAAAGGTTATTATATATAACAAACATGACTTTTTATTTGCCGAAGAACAGGCAGAAAGAGTGAATGATAAAGCGATACTGTTTTTGCAGCCAGAGTGGAGTAAGCGCGAACAGATGACACCGCTTATTGTAGATTATGTTATGAATAACCCTAAGTGGCGCATATCTTTACAAACGCATAAATATTTGAATATACCATAACTAATTTTAAAAACTAAAACAATGAAAAAATTATTTTTTGCTTTCGCATTTATACTTATTGCCCAACTTGGTTTTGCACAAGATGCAGCTTTTAAAGCTGATGTGAAAAAGTTACTTGACCTTTCGGGAGCTACTGGGCAAATGGATGTTGCTAAAAAGCAAGTTATTTCAATGGTGCCAGCCGATAAGCAAGAGGCATTTACAAAAGAATTTGAAGCATCTTTACAACCAGTGTTAGAAATACAGCAAAATTTTTATCTTACTGAGTTTACTCATGACGAGGTAAAACAGATTATTAAATTCTATGAAAGTCCTGCAGGTAAAAAAATGGCACAAAAAGCAGCTAAAC comes from the Flavobacterium arcticum genome and includes:
- a CDS encoding 7-carboxy-7-deazaguanine synthase QueE; the encoded protein is MLKKEEQIAVEKGELLPLMEEFYTIQGEGYHTGTAAYFIRVGGCDVGCHWCDVKESWNAELHPPTATNVIVENAAKYAKTIVITGGEPLTWDMNPLTARLKEKGLNVHIETSGAYPVTGNWDWFCLSPKKNKLPVQGAYDIAHELKVIIYNKHDFLFAEEQAERVNDKAILFLQPEWSKREQMTPLIVDYVMNNPKWRISLQTHKYLNIP
- a CDS encoding FAD-dependent oxidoreductase; the encoded protein is MQTPLKIAVVGSGLVGSLLAIYLKRAGHTVHVFDRSQDIRTVEFSGRSINLAMSHRGWKALDDLGLGDEIREIAIPMDKRAIHNVGQSLNYQYYGKEGESIYSISRGVLNRKMISLAEEEGVNFFFETKIWDVTMATATLHTGETEQGEWGELDYDMVFGADGAFSRVRHRMQRQSMFNYSQEFLNLGYKELNIPANEDGTHKLDKNSLHIWPRHNFMLIALPNLDGSFTCTLFMPFEGENSFESLKDKETLKQFFAHYFPSTIDVIPELVEDFFKNPTSTLVTMKCYPWTYNDKVALIGDACHAIVPFYGHGMNAGFEDITILNQIMQEYGDDWNRIFKEYEQSRKPDTDAIAELSYRNFMEMSSKTADENFLLQKKIEKRFSEKYPEKWIPLYSRVTFSHRPYSEALAIGDQQKAIMNEVMQMDNIHELWDSIVVENKIIELLAGK
- a CDS encoding ExbD/TolR family protein; the encoded protein is MAKVKVSKKSTRIDMTAMCDVAFLLLSFFIMSATAKQPEPHPVDTPASTVLDKLPEEVATITVGDKKAFFNIPGKDVKIETLKRISQEYNMSFTESEYEAFGNMQGFGVPLNQLKGLLTMAAAERNAGDIQKGIPFDTINDQLSSWVKQAREASKAVLEERIRDGEDLQYKDLDIAIKGDADEDYPTIKRVIDILQAQKKNRFFLVTGLRNEDF
- a CDS encoding MotA/TolQ/ExbB proton channel family protein, translated to MANASIQKVEKKGESKGSNLFAGLAIILCLIVAALVWKFIMGHPSNFQDNDPEGHPLPGNYLAMVYKGGYVVPVLMGLFLMAVVFSIERLLVINKAAGKGNVEAFVRKVQTQISAGNINEAMAECDKQQGTVANVVRAGLLKYEEVKREGFDSERAEAAIQQEIEEATSLEMPILEKNLVVISTLVSIGTLCGLLGTVTGMIKAFSALGAGSTPDSAALANGISEALINTATGIATSTLAVIAYNAFTSKIDKLTYSIDEAGFTIAQTYRRFRARANNA
- a CDS encoding tetratricopeptide repeat protein, translated to MIKIEKFKILGLSLLLFSAANAQDVEQAKKAIDAEKYQNAKKALKSLIASNDDEGKNYFLLGNVYLKQEEQDSAAIYFNRGKNVKRDAEYNLIGLAQIDLSNGNASAAQTKFKAVEEELRRKDVEQLVYMGRAYINAENPDFKKAITILNKALEKDDKNAQAYLSLGDAYVGDENYNDAYKAYRNAFRLDNTALRAKLQLGVITKNTRAAFPEAVKAFEDILAIDANYGPAYRELAETYALWGNTDASKYDQYIKKALGYYEKYMQLTDYSLNSRMRHADFLVLAKDYKALEEEAKKMQELDKVNPRILRYLSYSAYENGNYEGSLKAMEEFIAKVDPKRLIARDYLYLGLAKLASTVSTDEQGNSIITDQMVFDAAINDIKKAAEMDIEITNEYNDIGKKLFGQRLYGPASIVFEVATTNPDNRNAFYDNFYLAYSIYYDHVNKSEEDRKLNIERLVVADAALANVIELSPEAQDAFLFKARINQYMQSEEAYAEMAKAYDEYIRIVGAKDATSLSANERKNLVEAYSNAGAYYVVTEKEKAKEYFTKALELDPTDEYLQGELERMK
- a CDS encoding PstS family phosphate ABC transporter substrate-binding protein, coding for MKKRYIVIIISFIATGLFFACKGTSNDKIEETSTTGTLTLYVDNTVQPITEDVVAVFESVYDRATITQVNKAENEIVNALLSDTAKVAIMTRQLTPQEENHFKQKNVVPKVTEFAVDAIALIVNERTTDSIIDIEEVLKVLKGEPSEKINKLVFDNQNSSTVQFLLKRAGVTTVPAKNVYSLKTNEEVIKYINNNAGAVGIVGVNWLVQPPLQLKEYVQNIKVLAVSNIDVNTGEKKYYKPSQSDIATGLYPLTRKVYVLNYQGKDGLGTGFAIYIRAHEGQRIILKSGLLPVEIPTRDIEVRKEL
- a CDS encoding ExbD/TolR family protein, yielding MAELNTGGDGGKGGKVRSKKSNPGVDLTAMVDLAFLLITFFMLTTSLSKPQSMPLAMPDKTEQPDSDKDVMPIDESRLMTILIGKDNTILWYVGKFTEPKVEPTQSEFGKEGIRKVLLEQIARAKAYVKRDGGKPDEHLIVNIKASDKASYRNLVDILDEMAITHPQLYAIGDITEPEVKLLEEKGLL
- a CDS encoding cupin domain-containing protein, with translation MKNFVIQTTPFIVPTNDGKLIEEHFGKASDSNAQLSIAHMVAPPEWSEPHQKPDFDEYTYIIKGKKQFTIDGEKVILEAGQSIKIKKGARVQYANPFNEPCEYIAICMPAFTIETAHRDSE
- a CDS encoding lmo0937 family membrane protein gives rise to the protein MRDLVSLIIVILIIGWLVGFFGFGEAVGSLIHILLVLAVIGILYRLAVGRR
- a CDS encoding energy transducer TonB: MSKLNIFREKWIDMVFEGRNQEYGAYKLRAENSKTTVRAFIIGALLFITAISTPLVSKYIGAGLSKADKKDDVDKIIEMVDLLPPPEEEPLPPPPPPVEEVYQAPKSVVEEVKFKPLEAAKKEEVPEDPPKIEQFKEADPSSRNAEASPTGDINIGKPSGDLDKGVEVPDNAVYNTAGLQVQPEYPGGIEEFYNYVNKNFRIPDIDQDMKARIYVSFVVEKDGSMTGIKVLRDPGYGLGKEAERVLKSMKKKWSPGIQNGKPVRASYNLPITINIRS
- a CDS encoding DUF2059 domain-containing protein, whose protein sequence is MKKLFFAFAFILIAQLGFAQDAAFKADVKKLLDLSGATGQMDVAKKQVISMVPADKQEAFTKEFEASLQPVLEIQQNFYLTEFTHDEVKQIIKFYESPAGKKMAQKAAKLTEVTMPIIQEWSMELQGIIMKYQG